Genomic segment of Sarcophilus harrisii chromosome 4, mSarHar1.11, whole genome shotgun sequence:
GAGCTAGATCCATGTTGGCCAAAGCCGGAGGACTGGCCTGAGCTAGACCCATGTTGGCCATAGCTGGAGGACTGGCCTGAGCTAGATCCATGTTGGCCATAGCCGGAGGACTGGCCTGAACTAGACCCATGTTGGCCATAGCCGGAGGACTGACCTGAGCTAGATCCATGTTGGCCATAGCCGGAGGACTGGCCTGAGCTAGACCCATGTTGGCCATAGCCGGAGGACTGGCCTGAGCTAGACCCATGTTGGCCAAAGCCGGAGGACTGGCCTGAGCTAGATCCATGTTGGCCAAAGCCGGAGGACTGGCCTGAGCTAGATCCATGTTGGCCAAAGCCGGAGGACTGGCCTGAGCTAGATCCATGTTGGCCAAAGCCGGAGGACTGGCCTGAGCTAGATCCATGTTGGCCAAAGCCGGAGGACTGGCCTGAGCTAGATCCATGTTGGCCAAAGCCGGAGGACTGGCCTGAGCTAGATCCATGTTGGCCAAAGCCGGAGGACTGGCCTGAGCTAGATCCATGTTGGCCAAAGCCGGAGGACTGGCCTGAGCTAGATCCATGTTGGCCAAAGCCGGAGGACTGGCCTGAGCTAGATCCATGTTGGCCAAAGCCGGAGGACTGGCCTGAGCTAGATCCATGTTGGCCAAAGCCGGAGGACTGGCCTGAGCTAGATCCATGTTGGCCAAAGCCGGAGGACTGGCCTGAGCTAGATCCATGTTGGCCAAAGCCGGAGGACTGGCCTGAGCTAGATCCATGTTGGCCAAAGCCGGAGGACTGGCCTGAGCTAGATCCATGTTGGCCAAAGCCGGAGGACTGGCCTGAGCTAGATCCATGTTGGCCAAAGCCGGAGGACTGGCCTGAGCTAGACCCATGTTGGCCAAAGCCGGAGGACTGGCCTGAGCTAGATCCATGTTGGCCAAGCGGAGGACTGCCTGAGCGCCATGTTGGCCATAGCCGGAGGACTGCCTGAGCTAGATCCATGTTGGCCAAGCCGGAGGACTGCCTGAGCTAGATCCATTTGGCCAAAGCCGAGGACTGGCCTGAGCTAGATCCATGTTGGCCAAAGCGGAGGACTGCCTGAGCGCCATGTTGGCCAAGCCGGAGGACTGGCCTGAGCTAGATCCATGTTGGCCACAGCTGGAGGACTGACCTGAGCCTGTCCCATGTTGGCCATAGCCGGAGGACTGACCTGAGCTAGATCCATGTTGGCCATAGCCGGAGGACTGACCTGAGCTAGATCCATATTGGCCAAAGCCGGAGGACTGGCCTGAGCTAGATCCATGTTGGCCAAAGCTGGAGGACTGGCCTGAGCCTGTCCCATGTTGGCCATAGCCGGAGGACTGGCCTGAGCTCGATCCATGTTGGCCATAGCCGGAGGAGTGACCTGAGCCTGATCCATGGTGGCCATAGCTAGAGGACTGGCCTGAGCTAGACCCATGTTGGCCATAGCCAGAGGAGTGACCTGAGCCTGATCCATGGTGGCCATAGCTGGAGGACTGGCCTGAGCTAGATCCATGTTGGCTATAGCCAGAGGAGTGACCTGAGCCTGATCCATGGTGGCTATAGCCAGAAGACTGATGTGAACTAGAGTAATGTCCTGATCCTCCACAACTTTCTGAATGACTGCTGGAACCAGATTCACGATGCCCATAGCTAGAAGACTGACCTGGCCCTGACCCATGGCCATAGCCAGAAGACTGCCCTGAGCTAGATCCATGTTGTCCATAGCTAGAGGACTCACCTGAGCCTAACCCATGTTGTCCATAACCAGAGGATTGCCCTGAACCTGACCCATATCTCCTATGGCTGGAGGACTGATTTGAACTTGAACTTTGTCTGTGTCTTCCCCAACTTTCTGACTGACTGTTTGAGCTAGAACCATGTCGTCTTTGCCTGGAAGATTGACCTGAACCAGACCCAAAGTTAGAGGACTGCCCCAAACCTGTCTCATATTGTCCATGGCTGGAAGACTGACCTGAACCACATTCACATTGCCCATGGCCTGAGGACTGTCCTGAGCCTGACTGATTTTGTCCATAATTGGAGTACTGCTCTGAGTCAGAACCACGTTGTCCCTGGCTTGAGTAGTGGCCTGAGTTTGATCCACCTTGTCCATAGTTAGAGGAATGGCTAGAGTTAGGCTGGTGTTGCTCATAGGTAGATGACTGCTCTGACTCATAGCTAGAAGAATGATGTGATCTAGAGCTGTGTCGTTGTCCcctgtctcttcctcttttaaaCCCTTCTTCTGGTGCCTCAAATCTCCCTGTCTGGCTATTGCTGAATCCACGACTTTCCTCTCTACTTGAGTGGCTGGTGCCATATTCATATTCTTCTCCTCCAGATTTTCTGGAGGGGCTAATACTTGTTTTATGTCTCCTCCCCACCTGCTTATTTGCTTTGGATCCACTACTACTCCCTGAGTGGCTTGAACTTGATCGATGATGGCTCCTTCTTGAGCCCTCCCCATGCCCTACATGATATGAGGAATCATTTCTTTCCCCCCCTGGAGAGCCAGACCCTTGTCTGTGGCTCTTGGTCCTGTATGAATGCCCAGACCTGGATGACCCATATCCTTCTCTTGAACTCCAGCTTGAGTGACTGGAGTCTGACTCTTGCTCTGTTGACACTTCCTCTTCCTCTGATTTGTTTTGTGACTCCTGGTGATGACGACCTTGGTGTTTCTGCTTTGACCCTGAAGCATGGCAATATTCATTGACAACAGATTTATTGCAGGCCATGGTCAACTTGAATACCATCAGCAGATATTCAGTAAAGTCCACTCTTCTGTCATGATCCCGGTCTAAGATTTGCATGAAGACATCCACAGTATCAGGATTGTTGGGATTCTGTATAAGAACAAAGTATAAGCCTGTGAGTCTGATGTCTATTCTTCACTTACTAAGTGAAGGAAGATTGTCAAAATTTATGTATTGGGAAGACCCCAGTGGATAGTAGCTTCATTTGGTCTGACAAAGCTCATAGGCATTAGgcaaaaagagatggaaagaatgaaaGCACAGGGATAAAGGGAATAAAACAAATGAACCTGGTGTATAAAAGGAGTCATAATATTCAACATAATATGTTGAATGCAAATCAAGTATTTTGGGATCAATTATCATTTGATATGATACCACTTCACAttgtacttagcacatagtaagtgtttttataaatgtttactgactgactaaaTGTGATTAATTTCCTATTAGTTACTCATCTTAATTTCCCTAGTTTGATTTTGGAAGCACTTTGTCACCTGTAGGGCCAGAGTGCCTGAAATGCTATTATTCAAAGGTTGATTGTTCTCTTCAGGGTTTGTAATTTCtcctgggagaagaggaagagaccCAGTCAAGAATACATTCATATGAATTAGTTTTCAGATTGCCTTTCTCTGGCCAAAAagaacttggggggggggggaaggagaaccCTGTGCTAAGGTAGGGTCAATGATAGGGATAAGTATCCCTGTGTCTAAGAAGGACATAGAAAAATTAGAGGAAGGCATCTGAAAACAAATTTCATCTACataataacacttttttttccaGGCATGTAAGTAATTGTAGTGATTAATTAACTTATCTTTTATTTAGTGATTGTTTACTTTGTACAAGTATTGTCCAATGGCTACAATGCTGtgttcatgttgattcatattcagATTCCATTTTTCATACTAATTTTGTGACCATGTTTATAATGATCACTAggattataatattatatattaatacacATGATACATAAcacaaaaataactttataagtgcgtttaatatataacattaaaatatttcataacaaaatattttatagcataaaatgtataaatatagtaATTGTTTATAATGGAAaggatttatatagtactttaaggtttgcaaagcattttataaatattagtttattttattctccCAGCAATCCTGAGAGGCAGGAACAATCATTATCCTTGTTATACTGAGGAAACTGTGAGACTGACTGCCCAAGTTCTCACAGATAGTACCTTTTCTGAACCCCAGTTCATCTTGTATTCATGAATTTGAGTTTTTGAACTCCTGAaatcagatgcttaataaatgttagctgtctTGATTTGAATCTCATTTCATCACATTTTGCTCAGTGCTCTACTATGCCAAGACCTTTTTGGATCCTGATCCAAAGGATCATCAGTGTATAAGCTTTCTATTTAGCAGGAAAAAATTTAAGGCTGAATTGTTAAGAATTAGAGAAACCTGACCAGTggttaaaaaatattcttaaacttAAAGGTAGTAACACCATAAAGAAAGGCAAGACTATCATTGAGCCTTCCCTCAGGGTCACCTGGGTCTGTTATCTATAAACTAGGAATATGATAGCTCTATTATAGATTCATTGGGAGGTTCAAAGGAAGTAATTCATGGatagtattttgcaaactttaaaacatcaCATACATGTTAGAAATGGTCATTACTATGTCAAATTCTGGAATGTTGCGTACTAGACTCTGAAGTGGGACACTGAGAATGTAAATCATCTTTGCCTGCTactaagcagaaaaaaagaaatctttgggCAAGTCTAGCCTGGATACAAAACAAGTGATTATCTGATAGATAGAACTTACCTTCAGAAGTGGACCCATCTCTTTATTCAAAAGTTCCTTAAGTTCCTTTTTGCACAAGGTGTCACATTCCTCATCCTGGCCACAATAATTGTAGAAGACATCAATTACGGTGACAATGCTTTTTAAGAGCTGAGACATCTTGTTGTAAAGTGAGGTGGACCTGAAGGGTAGAGAAGAGccattttttatttatcctattttttatttataattatcttatttacCATTGCTTTTTCCTTCCTATACATCCTTGGTACTCATTATCAAGAAAAATAGTCATGCTTATATTTCATAACTCTGATCGCTTTCATCCCTGAAGCCCCTTACTGGCAAGGAATGGGATGGGGCTGATTCAACTCTTTTGTTATAATGAAACACCAATTGAGAGGTTAAGCTACTCATCTCAGTTAGTCAATAAAGACCTATTTATTAGAAAGTCTTGATTCTTACACAGGTATTAATACAGAAGGATTTCAACTTTTATGTCCTTTTCCTggggaaagattaaatgacttgctgtgTTCTGAACTCCCCCATATCTTTTGTCTGCATTTACATATGGTTGTTTCTTATTCATTGCCTAAGTTCATTTCAATAACCTAGATTTAGCATTTAGAGGTGGTATTATTTGGATTTGTATTGCATATTTCTAGTTAGAGGTAGCAAGGTAGTACTGTGGTTAGTGTTAGGCCTAGagggaaaacttgagttcaaatgcaacctcagattgttactagctatgtgatcccaggcaagtcatataatctcagcctgcctcagtttctttaactataaaatagggataataataacatctatttcacagggttgtccTACcctcttgtgaggatcaaatgagatataattgAAGGCTGGGgatatcttttgcctctttttgtatccctagtatttagTTAGTGCCTACCACATAGAAGATGATTGACATTTCACACATAGACTGCTTAATCCATACTAGTTTCACTCTCTCCTTCCacattccctccctcttttcttctcttcttccttcctctctcccttcctccttttctcctttccttccttctttccttcttttcttccttccttctttccttctttccttccttccttccttccttccttccttccttccttccttccttccttccttccttcctcttccttcccccatccctccctccttccttctttctttcttccctccctccctttcactGGACTAAAATCAAtgacataattatattttatatacttataacttcaaatagggattttgaatttgaatacATTCAACCACTTCACAAGATTCATTACTCACTCATCTCTGGACCTTACTGTGTATGACTTCATCATTCTTAGAATCTATACCTCTCTGGATTTGGACTCTAAATTGCATTACTTTTTTTGACTGCATCATCATACTGCTGACTTATAATGAGCTTATAGCTCTTTAAAGCCACTAGATCTTCACTGTTGTTTAATCATGCTTActgcattttgtatttgtaaaattgattcttttttgaCGCATATGATCTCTTTTGAATCTTATCTTATTAGAATCATCTTATGGTTTTAGCccatcatattctttttttgaataCTAATACATCCAATACATTTAGTTTTcacttcacaagaaaaaaaattaacagaaacaaTTCAAGTCACAGGAAACTGATTGAGAGTTGATAGAATATCTATAAATTTAAAGACATTGACACTGTAGAAATCAGCAAGACATCACTACTATTTCCCCATCATCTTCCAGCCCATTTGAAAGAAATAGTCCAGCAATGCCAAGTTTGCatcagtgatcttagaaaaaatagatttctttatttttccccatgaTAAAGAGGAAGGTGCACTATCAGTGATCTTGGGGCAGTTAAAGGACAACTTCAAGTAGCCCACTGTTTATGAGCACATTAGCAATATCATAACAAAGGGAACTTTGAGGTCATCTTGTCTAATACCCTTATTTAGAGATAAGACTCAGAGGCTTAATGGCTATTAAGCAGAGTTAGACTCCAAACTGTTTTTCTTACTTCTCTTTCAGTATTCTTGTTGCTATATTATCCCAATTCCTAGATTTTCACTTATAGTGATCATGAAATGCTATAATATTCATCCAGCTAGGTAAATTGACTTACCCTAGTTCATCAAAGGAACGGGTAGGATGGAGGCTGAACCAGCTTGCAGGGTACTTACTGTCTAAAATGCTGTGAGTTTTATAGAGGATTTAAAGTGTCTACCTTAGGATGGTAACACCCACTTTGTGGGATGACCTGATTCATTCCCAACCAAACCCAAACCTCCACCCCCATCTTTAGGAACATTTATTTAGTGAACTGCTTTCTTACCTACTCATCTGTGATTGCATAGGCAGCTCCCCTATTTGGACCAGTATCAGCCACACCTTTCAGTGGATTTGAACATTGTACAGTAGGGCCTTTATTGTCGCCATAAACTTTCTGAGGATAGGGATTATAAGGTTTAGAGATGGCAAGAGGCTTAGTAATCATGTAATTctaccctcttattttacaaatggggaaactgagatcatGTCTTGTCCCTCTTATATTTTCCTCTCTTAGTAGTAGAAGGATCTTTGATCAGTTGCAGCCTCACATCCTTTTTCTCCTGTCATAGGACAGAGTCAGTTCAGGGTGCACTCAGGGTTTAACCCATCagtttaaaaaactaaatttttttttcagttctagacTACCCTTtggctgaaaagaaaaaaaaaacacccaagaaATTTGTCATCCCCAAAGGCTTAAACAATGATTGGGCTCTGTGATGGCTTTTATAAACTCATTCATCCTCACTTCACCTATGTCTGTAAATATTATCTTCTCTGattagactataaattccttggaggcaggaattgtttttgcttttctctttgtattccagGTGCTTAGTATAGCATTTGCTTATCAGTCAAACAGCAATTgtttaaaacatttgttttgatttattaatAAAGATGTATTTCTCTGGGATCCTTAGTCCCTGATATTGATAGGGACAATGGTGATTATCCCCAATTTGATCTGAAATTACCTCTGGGTAATTTGTTGATGTTCTTAAACCCCATCCCACCCCCCCCCAATCTCCTGAATGGGTTGAATTTCCAAAGCTCATGACTGAGTATGCCCAAGGCTTAGATCTCAGTTATCTCATCCACTTATCCCattacatttttatgtatttcatgTATAGTGTCTTTCAAGTCATATTCTATAACTTTTCAGAATCAAAATAACCATGGGGCTAAAGTCCATTGGAGTGAACGTGACACTGAATTCTCTAAGTCTGAGGTAGTGGATTGTGAGTTCTGACAAGTGCCAGAAAACTAGTTTTCTTCAACAGCAGAATGAAtgcattttccccttttcctttcttcctttctttttactcaGAAGATCTTTTTACCAATTGCAGAGCTGCCTATTGCCAGATTGGTTTGGTTGTGGGATGATGAACTTTTTTTGGATCCAGTGACTGATGAACATTTTGTATAAAGTTGTAGAGAGGATGCAGTCTGATTAGTGGAGCGTACACACATAGATGAGATCCCAGATAATTGAGATCGTGACATCAGAGAGGCCTTGGCTACAAGTTGCTAGGCTTTATTCTCTtatgaaaaggttttattttcatACTTTGCAAAACTATACTTGTATTAATAGAAATTGATGTAGAAAGCATGTAGGAATCCATAGACAAATGTGTTCAAGACAAGTAGGCAAAGCATTTGGACCAGAGTGTTAAAATATATAGcagaatataatgtaatatatattataatataaatataacaacaggccaacaacaataacaataaatgatCTACTTTTAGAATAAAGACTCATACTTCAATAAATAATAGTAAAAGTTCTCTCATACATGCCATTAGATCAAATGTGGCCCCAAATTGCTTTTCTCCGAATAGTTTGTTTAGATTCAAAAGTGGAATCATAAGAGAACAAGTATTTTTgaagcacttactttgtgccaggcactgtgctaagagcttcacaaatattatctcatttgatataccAAGAACCTTTTgagatagctattattataagccctattttatagttgaagaaactgagacaaccagaggttaagtggcttgtagaagatcacatagctagaagtatttgaaactggatttttactcacatcttcctgactggAGGTTCAGTGATCTGGGCGTTATGGAGCTTCTTGGCTACCAAAAGACTTTCCATTGGCAATGTCTGCATGAACTCAGACAGAATCATTAATAACAAAGAAACATTGAACAGAGATGTGGAGTGCAGATTTTTTGGCTAGAACAGAAGGTTTCATGATGAAAATTCAGGATCAAGTCTTTGTCATCAAAAACTACAGAAAAGTTATCATTAAGGATTGAAGACTTGCCTATGCAAAGGGAACAGTGGAGAGAGTGCAGCACAATCTTTCAAGCTGAAAGTGCTTATTACTAAAAACCCAGCAGGAAAAGGTCTGATAGCTAGAGCTGTGCATCAGTAATTTGTCATCTTTCATGGGTGGACAGATTACAAAATCCCACTGCTCtctgctccttctcagtctcttttgctggattttCATCTAAGTCATACAAAAGAGACACCAAaggtcttcttttcttttcctctctacaAATCTACCTAGTGAACTTATCAGCTCACATGcattaattagttctattttgaTGATTCCCTGATTTAAATACCCAATTCTAATCTCTCTCCAAAGTTCCTTTTACATAtacttttgttcaattttttaaaaaaatgcattatttttatCAATCTGTGTAGTATTCTATAGAAAGTTGATTAgagaagaataataaaagaatagtGACCTGTTCTAGTTCTGTTTGTATCTGAATCCTATCAAAAAGAGAAGAGCAAGATGGTCAGGCTGAAGATAACTTCTTGataatttgttgtttgttgattatttgtctgactcttcatgacctgatGGATCATAGCTTACCAGGCTCTTCCATCCTCCACTTTTTAAATTCTaagttcatattcattgttttcatGATACTATTTATCCATCTTACTTTCTGCCAACcccctttccttttgccttcaaacCTTCCCAATATCAGGGTTTTTCCCAAAATGTTTTGTCTTCTCATTTTGTGACCAATGTATTCAAGCTTCAGCTGTAGTATCTGATATTCCAGTGAATAagctgaattaatttctttaaatattgactgattttatCTCCTTGCTTTCCAagagattttcaaaaatattctctAGTACCGTAATTCAAAATCAACAAGTTTGTGGCATTTAGTTTTCCTTATAGTTCAACTCTTTCACCCTTGTATTGCTATTGGATAAACCACTATGTTGACTATCTGGACTTTTGTTGATGCCTCTACTTTTTAGTATAATGTGTAGATTTTCCATAGATTTCCTTCCAAGGAacaagtcttttaatttcatggataCAGTCACCATCTGCAGTTATCTTTGggctcaagaatataaaatctgacacgcttccatttctttttcctttgtttgctGAGAAATAATAGGACCAATtcccaagaacttttttttttttttttttttatgttaagcttcaagcaAGCTTTTACATTCTCCCCATCAAGGgactgttttatttcttcttcttttctgaaTTGTTGATATATTTCTCCCAGGAACCTTAATTCTTTTGATTCATCCAACCTGGCATTTTTCACAATGTACTCTGTACATAAGTTAAATAAACAAGGTGACAATATGTTGCCTTGTTGTAgtccttttctaattttaaaccaatcagttgtttcATGTTTGGATCTAATTGTTGCTTCTTTATCCACATACAGGTTTCTCAGGAGACAAGTACAGTGATGTGGTACTCCCATTTCTTTGAGAACTTGCTACACTATGTTGTGACTATATAGTAAAACTGAGGCTTTAGTAgtcatttaaggaaaaatagatttttttgaggACTCCCTTGCTTTCCTCATAATCCAGCAAATGATGACATTTTGATCTCTAGTTTCTCTGCTTCTTCAAAAACCAGCCTGATCTTTtggtaattcttggttcacatattgctgaatcCAAATTTTCAAAATCTTAAGCATAACTTTGTTGGCATGTGAAAAGAGTGCATTTGTTTGATAATTTGAACACTCTTTGGCTTTGCATTTCTTTAAGATTGAGttgtaaaagaatttttttcctaccaatgaccaatatataaaaaacaagttttttatatattattgtctAGAGAGATGCTTTGGGGCTCTGagtgattaaatattttattgatggtAACACAAGGAGTCTGTGTTAGACATAGGATTTTCACCCTGGTCTTCTAATTCCAAGGCTTCCCTCTAGCTACTATGCCACAATGCCTCACAAAATGTTTTATCAAGTCAGTTACTGGATTAATGATGTTCTTATTTGTTGAATTTGCTAATTTTGCTGGCATATTGAGGACAGAACTTTAGcaacattattttttaagattttaaatagctcagctggaaTTCCATCACCTCCAGTAACCTTATTATTCATAATGTTTCCCAAGGCCcatttgacttcattctccaaATTGTTTGGCTCTACATCAGTTCTACACTATTGTGGTAGCTATTGGTAACATTAAGATTTTTATTGTATCTGTCTTTTGTCTATTTTTGCtatctctttttaatctcttctacttctgtGGAGTCTCTACCATTTTTATCCTTTATCATGTCCATTTTTGCATGAGATATTCCTTcaatatctctaattttcttgaagaaatctctcgtcttttccattctattgttttcttctatctctttgaaTTGCTTCTTATCTCTCTTTGTTATTCTCTGGAATTCAGTATTTGCTTGagtatatctttccctttctcctttttatttcattttccttaactaTTTGTAGAGCCTCATCAGAGAGTCATTTgactttcttacctttttttcctttgtaatattattttgctgtgcaTGTATTGCGAACCTCTGGTCATTGTTCTTCAGACACTCTATTTCCCTTAAATCTATCTAAGACATCTGCTGCACTTTCATAAGGGATTTTATTTACCTATATGGTCTGATagttttccctattttcttctatttaagtctgaattttgtGATAAGCTCATGATCTAAGCCACAGTCAACTTCAGGTCTTGTTTTAATTGACTGCGTAGAGCTTCTCCACTTTTGGCTGCAAAGTATGTAATCATTTTGATTTCTATATTAACTCTCTGGTGATGTTTATGTGTAGAGCAATCTTTTGGATTGTTGAAAGAGTATTTATTACTAGTAAGTTATCTTTTCAAAACTCTATTTGTTTCTGTCTTGCTTCATTTTGTGCTACAAAGCCAACTTTCCTCTTATTCCAATAATcttttgatttcattctttaGCACCCAATACCCTAAGATGAATGTGACATCTTCTTTTGGTGATATGTTTCGAAAGATGCAGTCTTCATAGAACTGATAAACTTTGGCATCTTCCGCATCAGTGGTTGAAGTATAGACTAGTATTAGTCTGCTGTTGAATGACTTGCTTTGGAATTAAATgaatatcattttatcattttatgagATTATACCCAAGTACTGTTTTTCCCACTCTTTTATTGACTATGAAGGCCACTCCATTTCTTCTAAGGGATTTAATAACAAAATATCCCCTACAGTCCCCACAATAACCCTTTGAGGTAGGagttacaattattttctttacccCCGTTTCATAGATCAGGAAGTAGAATGTCAGAGAATTTGAACAATTTACTGGTGAATCTCAGAGACAAGGtgtctctctcttgcccttaAGTTTGACTCTCTCTTCATTATTCCATTTGGCCTCATTGGAGGGATAGTTCTGTCTCCATCAATGATTAATTGCAAATTTAAGAAAGTTTTCTTAATCCTCAGTGCTTAGATATCCCTTCTATAACTTtagggaatcaggaaaacatgtgtttgaatcttgcctcagatgtTTGCCAACTGTATCAACCTTGGCAAATAACTTAatcactctgtgcctcagtttcctcatcacaTCTGTGCCTCATTCCTTcctaaaaaggagataataatggcaCATTCTTTACATGGTTATTGTAAGGACCAAATaaactaatatttgtaaaatgctttgcaaactttaaggtgcTATAGAAATAATACTATCATTGTTATTATGGTGGTTGTTGTTATGGTATGTATGTTATGTATATTGCTTCTTGGTCCATTAAGGGTTAAGATTGATTGTTGgcttattaaaaagtaaaatcaagGATACTCTTTTGTATATGTGGGCCACCATAGGTCATTCATGGGTACCATCTTTCAATTGAATTGCCCTTATGGATAATGTCATAGTggtttttaaatgtctatttgtTCCTAACTTCAGCCAAATGTCTAGGAAATTATTAATCACATATTCATAATAATTATTGTTGCTTAATTTATACAGtgttttgaggtttgcaaaatgttttatatacattatctcatttgattaaaaaaatatcccTCTGAGATAAACTCTAAAGGGaaaatttatttccattctaCAAATAAGAAGATTGAGGCTTAGATAAATCAAAAGACTTTTCCATTCATCTTCATTTAGTACAGATTTTGTCACTGTGTCAAGAATGTTCTTCATCTCCATATCTTTCAGGTTATTACAGAAACCAAATAGGGTGGACAAATCCCAACCTGAAATctacattagggaaaaaaatgagggaatcCTAAGGGAATATcctaagggaataaaaaaaaaaaacccaacaacattTGTGCATTATATAAACTTCAAAGTGCTCTTTATTGATACAAATACTGATTTTATTAGTGTCAGGGTCTTCAGTTATGAAAAATCTCTCCTTTCTAAAGattagca
This window contains:
- the LOC100921096 gene encoding LOW QUALITY PROTEIN: hornerin-like (The sequence of the model RefSeq protein was modified relative to this genomic sequence to represent the inferred CDS: substituted 1 base at 1 genomic stop codon) is translated as MSQLLKSIVTVIDVFYNYCGQDEECDTLCKKELKELLNKEMGPLLKNPNNPDTVDVFMQILDRDHDRRVDFTEYLLMVFKLTMACNKSVVNEYCHASGSKQKHQGRHHQESQNKSEEEEVSTEQESDSSHSSWSSREGYGSSRSGHSYRTKSHRQGSGSPGGERNDSSYHVGHGEGSRRSHHRSSSSHSGSSSGSKANKQVGRRHKTSISPSRKSGGEEYEYGTSHSSREESRGFSNSQTGRFEAPEEGFKRGRDRGQRHSSRSHHSSSYESEQSSTYEQHQPNSSHSSNYGQGGSNSGHYSSQGQRGSDSEQYSNYGQNQSGSGQSSGHGQCECGSGQSSSHGQYETGLGQSSNFGSGSGQSSRQRRHGSSSNSQSESWGRHRQSSSSNQSSSHRRYGSGSGQSSGYGQHGLGSGESSSYGQHGSSSGQSSGYGHGSGPGQSSSYGHRESGSSSHSESCGGSGHYSSSHQSSGYSHHGSGSGHSSGYSQHGSSSGQSSSYGHHGSGSGHSSGYGQHGSSSGQSSSYGHHGSGSGHSSGYGQHGSSSGQSSGYGQHGTGSGQSSSFGQHGSSSGQSSGFGQYGSSSGQSSGYGQHGSSSGQSSGYGQHGTGSGQSSSCGQHGSSSGQSSGFGQHGSSSGQSSALAKWIXLRQSSGLANMDLAQAVLRLWPTWRSGSPPLGQHGSSSGQSSGFGQHGSSSGQSSGFGQHGSSSGQSSGFGQHGSSSGQSSGFGQHGSSSGQSSGFGQHGSSSGQSSGFGQHGSSSGQSSGFGQHGSSSGQSSGFGQHGSSSGQSSGFGQHGSSSGQSSGFGQHGSSSGQSSGFGQHGSSSGQSSGFGQHGSSSGQSSGFGQHGSSSGQSSGFGQHGSSSGQSSGFGQHGSSSGQSSGFGQHGSSSGQSSGFGQHGSSSGQSSGYGQHGSSSGQSSGYGQHGSSSGQSSGYGQHGSSSGQSSGYGQHGSSSGQSSSYGQHGSSSGQSSGFGQHGSSSGQSSGFGQHGSSSGQSSGFGQHGSGSSGHSGSCGQQSYNSSSHQSSSCGQSGSRYGQSSSGGSGSSQSSSQRRYRYSSGGQSERCGRQGHSSSSHRSSSCGGSGSRYGQSSGGGYGSSQSSSQRRYRYSSGSQSQRCGRQERSSSSHRSSSYGRHRSCSGESSNFGQHGSSSRQSSSQRRHGSSSSSQSGSCGQQRRGSSSHQSSSYGQCQSGSGQSSTYGQQGSSYGQSSSCGSGSGGQSVSCGEQGQYSNYGQCSSGSGLPSSYGSGSGQSTCQSSGSQSGNCGEQYNSNSQQSSSYGQCGSVCDQYSDYPQYGCQSSISGTYGSGSAQYCSSGSHTSSVGGQTCSSERQRCNSNGSCGEFGRKTIGSTFIQYEESNNESSGNRNNESKTVCSLSSQDEVGSQRTGGYYGRVRTYSGSQYPCSITPLYEYCQEQRFHYYK